TGCTGACTCAGACGGGAAGAACAAGATTCTTTTTACCCCCAGAACTGATGCATCCCGAGGATCTGCACAGATCTGTGAGAACCTACTGAATTGAGATTGCAGCACAGAAAGTAGCACGTCAGCATTGTTTACCATAGCTACAGTTGTGGCCTGGCCGCAGTTCAACACAGGGCCTCTGAAGGGTGTGATGTGTTTATATCTTTTTGCAGTTTAGTGGGATTCAGTCCACCTTCCTTGGTTTAAGCATAGACATAAGCACTGAGCCTGAGAGGTAACTGTGAAACCCTGCAAGTGGGAAAAGGCTTGAACTAGAGGTGACAGTCTAGGAAGGGcttctggaatttttgggaCTTCATAATAAACTTCTAGAGTATCTGTATGTGGCTAAATAGGGTTGGAAAGCCCCCTTTCTATGAGTGGCTCCCAAGCTCTTTAGTACTAAGGCATAACATAGGGAAGATTGTTACAGTAACATTTCTGGATGTGCTCTTTGCCTGGTAATGGGGACCTTTGGGTATAggataaaaaatgggaataggATTTTTGAAGCACAAAGTCTTACCTTTATGGTAGTCAAAATGCATTTCCTTTCTGCACGGTTTTGTAGCAGCCTTTCCATAAAGCTGACACTTAGAAATGCCCAGACTTTCAGAAATAACAACCTCTTGCATGATAAGATAAGCTGTAGCAGCTCATTGTCCAGCAACTCATGGTCATTGTTTAATTCAAGTGttaatttcttgaaaaaaaaaaaatgaacagttaGTACTACTAAACAGATGTTGCATGCAATAACTAGAATTCAACAAATAGTTTTCCAAGTTAACCAACAAAAATGTCAGCAGATCAATTTTGTACCTTGATATTAGCTGAGGATCTGTTTTGCATTATGACAACAGTGTATGTGCTAGAGTAAATCATTCTCCTCTTAAGATGGGGTGATCCCTTGTGCATTTATTAGAAAACGCTGCACCCACAGTCATACCATGAACTTTTCTGACATAATGAAAATTATCCCAGAGACAAGAGTGGAGCCAATGATGGTTTCTGGAAAGCTTTACATATCTGTGGTGTTTATTGGCAACTCTGCAATGGAACAGGCCTTACAAAAAGCTGTCAGCAACCGTCAGATGTAAGGCCACATGTTTCCCTCTGGCATGCAAAGACCTGATGCTCACTTACATGGGTCAGCTGTTACAAACCTTTGATGGCACATCCCTTGTGACACCGAAGTGCTTTGACAGGGGCACTAGTTAATTTAGATGTGCTGTAGGACATTTGTGCATTGCCAAAATACAGCAGCCTGATAGCATTAATGGAAGGTTATAATCAGACAAGGATAATATCATTGACGACATTATGGGTGAAACACTGAAATTATTCACTTATGAAAACTGCCCTCTGAACGTAAAACTGAAGCAGTCAGGAACTTCTGTTGCTGACTGCTGTTATGCAGAAGGCCTACATGATTACTTTGTTTACCTTTGTGATATTGCAGTAGGGTATCTCTATTTATCCCTTACCTGCAGAATATGCCAATAAGCTGGGAGAAGGTTGGTGAGGGTAGGTCTCATTGTCCAGTCTGGGTCACTAAAATAACAGCTCCGTAGGCTGATGCTCCTGACTGGGATCTCTTCTAGCAGGATCCTAGCTAGGTGATCATGCTTCATGACTCTTTCAAAGAAGAAGTTCACATTCAGTTTTGGGGCTCTCTTGGCCAGATTTGCCCATGACATTCCTGAGATCACTTGCCCATGAGGGTCATGAATATGACACTTGATATTCAAGGTGCACAGGGAATGAGAGTTGTGCTCCCGCAGGATGTCCAGCAGTTCATCCGAGATGCAGTTATAATTGAAAGTCAGGATGGTCAGCCGGTGGAACTTAGACATAGTTTGGTGGAACAAGGGACTGCTGTAGACAGAAAGGTGGAGACTGAAGAAATCCTCAATATTGATTTCAGATATAAAGCTTCTATTTGTCAAGCTGCTTAGAGAATTCAGAAGCTCACAGCCTTCTTCCAAAGTTATTCTTGCTCCTTTTAA
The Taeniopygia guttata chromosome 19, bTaeGut7.mat, whole genome shotgun sequence DNA segment above includes these coding regions:
- the FBXO39 gene encoding F-box only protein 39 — translated: MEDDSEPEQSSWAYLPDVCLRHVFHWLDDRDRSRAALVCKKWSCTMNSGSLWRCRTITFYGQPSRARTLEFQSALWYTKKFGKYLKHLEIKLSSPYNSPFIKKFHVIMGGLLSHLGKCNSHLVSLSIKYLELDCLTWKNVVRAQFIKNLAAFLKRISNQLDYLNLKGARITLEEGCELLNSLSSLTNRSFISEINIEDFFSLHLSVYSSPLFHQTMSKFHRLTILTFNYNCISDELLDILREHNSHSLCTLNIKCHIHDPHGQVISGMSWANLAKRAPKLNVNFFFERVMKHDHLARILLEEIPVRSISLRSCYFSDPDWTMRPTLTNLLPAYWHILQKLTLELNNDHELLDNELLQLILSCKRLLFLKVWAFLSVSFMERLLQNRAERKCILTTIKVRIYTAQDDSTQEERLLADIYRKFKYLIDSELNYFVITYPMV